A stretch of the Candidatus Edwardsbacteria bacterium genome encodes the following:
- a CDS encoding elongation factor P, with translation MASTADFRTGMALNIEGVLFYLVEFQHVKPGKGGAFVRTKLKNVRTGAVIDRTYRSGELITEVR, from the coding sequence TTGGCATCCACAGCAGATTTCAGGACCGGCATGGCGCTGAATATAGAGGGGGTTTTGTTTTACCTGGTGGAGTTCCAGCACGTCAAGCCCGGCAAGGGCGGAGCTTTTGTCCGGACAAAATTGAAGAACGTCAGGACCGGCGCGGTGATCGACCGTACCTACCGCTCCGGGGAATTGATAACCGAGGTCAGG